The following are encoded together in the Ooceraea biroi isolate clonal line C1 chromosome 2, Obir_v5.4, whole genome shotgun sequence genome:
- the LOC105280053 gene encoding protein lava lamp isoform X4, with amino-acid sequence MWGASEESSSGAMEGSPPETVMHTKETCEQNKNQLESLKEIMLKNQESLKKKEEEVQEYARRLSKIKSRAKFSRRSKEGASSSKDTIHKAESTAKDTTDDAIDDISQAKTPKAKSSLLQRKLAENRKAFEQRSKELTETKRAVEEKVEAIRQQLEETDLAAVEHKDQLVVTPIKPLMITSEVMSPIQIQDVHEKEKKIMELNSKIIDLKATILDLQENLKEKDSVIDSKTKAVTLMSADLSKKGKTTLDTLEDTKDEMRTMQENFVLLETSLKNKNASLLEQLQERDNKILELEGTIDRFEEQLKEQKIAESASVDFSRSTMDTLAETKDAMKSMQENFVLIESSLKLKNDNLLQQLGEYEVKLAEAKERIFQLESGAGIVTTPTVENLQFRIEKLEQSNRQLLDEKYELQKDIAELQDKIIVNKSINSNDAIIKKDNRIKELENLVEELERSNELPIEESKIELQKQVAEMSSKNEEYSNKIIDLEKQIYELKTDKSDVAAKLSNEGTVPKEGETVTKLTKELEELNKSTIKLRAQHRSKVKNLQKQLENFKMISDTNAELVRLGNQVALLEEEKASAGDWQERTADLENKVSSQTKEIQAHVDAIATLENQKLDLMQELHAVKQEVLSLEAENAESENLRVTAEMKVVELEEQLEAVHKVQSENKLESLAKSEYHELVKKIDALTQENSELYSKLSKLEEKGTSDTGSTESFETIQVNDRNDLLKKIEDLEQKNNELTLKLTKLEEKDGSHAGSTESFETINDTDRSELLKKIEQLTQENSDLTMKLSRVEEKGSSDTGSTESFERIPEHNDNTTKIELLTQENSELVIKLTKLEEHLSQIESTARPDLSNSSLQTLKHDNDNSLQLRIETLTRENDNFMTEIFKLRTQIGDVTEDNGRLENLVERLTAENTELIVNRTELEKRLEAELSHTSQMSVQIIKSTDQINVLTERQQVLEKELIQMREASVEQSINVTSCETDDAKSKIATLEKENAQMIITIAQLEEYIKKRDAELDTAILEKEALSSRVRRMVHDDFRDTSGGLREERERFSPEREERRERESVAYERSSDEISEREKGQRRGEESTACQESQTVIIASLEKEVENSKVLITEYKSQIEEMNMKLQSMEAQLREKTDQLLRYEASGIKLENLESELRDMLLTAEEWKFKYDDMQAKMQALEQGKTSIEEAFKALESGNKELLQVIKEKDAATSTLHEQLQSTIDMLEIKLQDQLANVSGKECEIAELKREIKKKDEELHNKYVQLQNGMITVDSLQDELNNCSIKLKESQMALSSALEEITKLNDVVKEREEEIHVLKNNISDVLEQSKPLAEFNETLKSLRNQETSYIELQDKYDDVVRENSELWQKMENMSKRDENIKNDLMKKEQEIDDLLATREDLDSQVEEIKSEKTAAEKRIWELQAILDNQTKYVEEMQSELTGEYKQMERLKAKHVEDMAMLNRRLEDVIEELNVKTQENEATKTELEQKEEMLDRNVTEEVKITLEGKVADLEQKLTESENKLQVQSEKMKKIVATFNKKKVACQELEARVAELEEKWMTEKDEKEVKNKQVQEVENSMREKDNKIADLEEKLLQANNDTAEALASSEKLAKESISLKEKMALLMEHNREMGEEIERQRIEMESISLEITNEKTAKEEIHKEYELYKQNTSKENEQKQMILDDVKEEARELSVRMQVMEAEYMEQLATIKNLQAENGLLSSKQTQINEKLENAEKESEERRVLIEQLQKELMATRAISIQATDQNMREDDTRIAQHCEHSEQCQNLVQALEARLQERQAEIENLNNELANSYGNIVLLHDESLRYNDMMMQTAQERFNQSLTCRTNALQQEIDSLKTEKNISERKVSELETELEEYKRKNAECKAGISETVEIPITESEQQQTKRDEPLDTMKTNLTSDINTLDRKEIERLQSLLTEKESQCSEHSVKERNLLLTRIEEGKLNVQKLQDQLKNSQDELTSINHLLSEKDAQVDALKMELDKVTLQVNELKALQEQYHIAETESESLRQLVIEKNMQVDSLVAELNVVKQQINVQLQQHANMEAELRSEISLRDTEISAKEIVEASTTERDQQRRILESCKLQIDNLEAEARDTNDADSIQEWQRRVSATITERDLLQLQVNDLMRSLEELRESLTDQRNLQTELESALREKDQAQLLIANLTRALEDSQENLDKSRVSEDSLKKPAIEETTVQPVLEQAAVVDEPIGQQEYLQPTKAPIEKERNIHLDIGSGWDNDASEKLNLDEEPWGWNAEDVQLIGDQHLGTMTLNTEAQLRVQVEDLQDRIKDLERQNAKAAEESKAAQVKSGKLVKKLKEYKMQIESLQQQLKTQKQADNFFDLDTTIEEELKTRIANLEKALNDSNEEKRSIIVEKEALVKRLDVIMSANERYMEMKERQDMEIESLRIHNKHLGNQVQSVQWELQEIEARKNISSLHKDQMDPPTSHEVVQSTDDVEATSKKYKEEIDDLKDELEALAADNEQLQQFLEQQKTMISNLESKSCDNTDELMEKLNTLNNQNEQLQSALNKSKEDYDALRKQYEQSLIDANDQVVAMRQNGDLLKIEFTEKVKKFESEIDNLQRALEEKDVLQGKLNALMNSEENVNASLTVVTELLNARVQEVADLKQELQVQYVERQQAEAVLQSEMQDLAKELEKRKQELGALRRAFSDKEHELVQQTSVETVNAIISEATQELVQKHAIEIEEKDKELRVSTEKLMALQSTIDEYTWKLRDSTSKLEMQQQQITYLKEDLIERNSIIEAIQADVKSMNEKLRKQQQELIQYDEEKMRLTAEVGTQLADIQRLQSRLNTTQASTEVDLKECNSRIRNLEEEMQASKSEKESILTQYDQETKTYQAHLENYREQMDVLEHGLREKTEQLHYVSTQLCAKEKDLEGIRAKLNDKDSMLEIMNQELNEKRFELERLRNEQSPQTINDPFAFRTSNEDDAKLQTTVDELRAQMEAKQQELEHLKYVLNENTYPTIIQQMQDRINCLYNEKATLEASLRATTQTLTEKQEQVNLLTPRINVQHQEHEISREEAASSLSRERRSVRDQEEIVRLQNELHVKEQEINELRYVIAEKDSQLCLQASMEPQSDDFELRENVQRLTGELYGKEQEVQALKSSIAELQEEVLRLQNFERLSEESRNAIERLTSEKEQIRVEAEQFLSRELQRKESEIDEIKQRLSKENQKLLAELQLKNNDIENLKIRLEQLRTIADERGNKLQQKENELMHTIDDLAEKERRLAELSITKDTELHHLKMQVREKDARIEEIVALSAEEEKQLDELRETLAATETEMNRSKELLEQKVSEYELIQHALKKDVPVPVVEDAASKMSETVQMAENKEVASSELDIALYMLHQRDVRCEELTHELMQLLEERDTLQLRLSNAIRINEELRRANSAETSPTKDSPSISQAMIEPVVEQPSPSRSEGPVEIAKEAIDAPIEDKEALALKLSQLHSVSHTKDVRLKDERELRHTQQMSLLAHRDVLSTLPPEAAARLVNANYTLSRDVQSQSSVLLNWLWGKSTPKVVHM; translated from the exons ATGTGGGGTGCATCCGAGGAATCATCATCGGGTGCGATGGAAGGCAGCCCTCCTGAGACCGTGATGCACACGAAAGAAACGTGTGAACAGAACAAGAATCAACTGGAGTCCCTAAAGGAGATCATGCTGAAGAATCAAGAAAgtttaaagaagaaagaggaggaggttcag GAATATGCACGAAGATTGTCCAAAATTAAATCTAGAGCCAAATTTTCACGTCGGAGCAAAGAAGGAGCTTCGTCGTCTAAAGACACAATACATAAGGCTGAATCTACAGCAAAGGATACAACGGATGACGCGATCGACGACATAAGTCAAGCAAAAACCCCGAAAGCGAAGTCTTCTTTACTTCAACGAAAATTGGCGGAGAATAGAAAGGCGTTCGAGCAACGTAGCAAAGAGCTAACGGAAACAAAACGGGCAGTGGAGGAGAAAGTGGAAGCTATCAGGCAACAATTGGAGGAAACGGATTTAGCAGCAGTAGAACACAAAGATCAATTGGTCGTGACACCAATAAAGCCTCTTATGATAACTTCGGAG GTGATGTCGCCAATTCAAATACAAGATGTTCacgaaaaggagaaaaaaatcatgGAACTCAATAGCAAGATTATCGACTTGAAGGCTACTATTCTGGACCtacaagaaaatttaaaagaaaaagattctgTGATTGATTCGAAAACGAAAGCGGTTACTCTCATGTCCGCGGACTTATCCAAGAAGGGTAAAACGACATTGGATACCCTCGAAGATACGAAAGACGAGATGCGAACGATGCAAGAGAATTTTGTCTTGTTGGAAACatcgttgaaaaataaaaatgccagTCTACTGGAGCAGTTACAGGAAAGAGATAACAAAATATTGGAATTGGAAGGGACGATCGACAG gTTTGAAGAGCAACTTAAAGAACAGAAGATAGCTGAATCGGCAAGCGTCGATTTCTCGCGCTCCACTATGGATACTTTAGCAGAGACTAAAGATGCAATGAAATCCATGCAGGAAAATTTTGTTCTCATTGAATCATCGCTAAAGTTGAAGAATGATAATCTTTTGCAGCAATTGGGGGAGTACGAAGTAAAATTAGCGGAAGCTAAGGAGAGGATATTTCAATTAGAATCGGGTGCTGGTATAGTAACCACTCCGACAGTAGAAAATTTACAGTTTAGAATCGAGAAATTGGAGCAGAGTAATCGACAACTCTTGGACGAAAAGTATGAATTACAAAAAGACATTGCCGAATTACAGGATAAAATTATCGTGAATAAATCGATTAATAGCAATGATGCGATCATCAAGAAAGACAACAGAATAAAGGAACTTGAAAATTTGGTAGAGGAACTTGAGCGATCGAACGAGTTGCCGATAGAAGAATCAAAGATCGAATTACAGAAGCAAGTAGCTGAAATGTCGTCCAAGAACGAGGAGTATTCCAACAAGATTATCGATCTCGAGAAGCAAATATACGAACTAAAAACCGATAAGAGTGACGTAGCGGCGAAATTGTCGAACGAGGGAACGGTGCCGAAGGAAGGAGAAACGGTGACCAAGTTAACGAAGGAACTGgaggaattaaataaaagcacGATCAAATTAAGAGCCCAGCACAGAAGCAAAGTGAAAAATCTGCAGAAGCAACTGGAGAACTTCAAAATG aTATCTGATACGAACGCGGAACTCGTTAGACTGGGCAACCAAGTGGCGTTATTGGAGGAGGAGAAAG CCTCGGCAGGAGATTGGCAAGAGCGTACTGCTGACCTggaaaataaagtttcttcCCAAACGAAAGAGATACAGGCACATGTTGATGCAATCGCCACCTTAGAGAATCAAAAGTTGGATCTAATGCAAG AACTTCACGCAGTAAAACAGGAAGTTTTGTCACTGGAGGCTGAGAACGCAGAGTCTGAGAATCTCAGAGTAACTGCAGAGATGAAGGTCGTCGAATTGGAGGAGCAATTGGAAGCTGTGCATAAAGTACAGAGCGAGAATAAACTCGAATCTCTAGCCAAATCCGAGTATCATGAGCTCGTCAAGAAGATCGACGCTTTGACGCAGGAGAATTCTGAATTGTATAGCAAGTTGAGCAAACTCGAGGAGAAGGGCACATCGGATACTGGCTCGACGGAATCCTTCGAAACCATCCAAGTGAACGACAGAAACGACCTATTGAAGAAGATCGAAGATCTTGAGCAAAAGAATAACGAGTTGACGCTCAAATTGACGAAGCTGGAGGAGAAGGATGGTTCACACGCCGGCTCCACGGAGTCCTTCGAAACGATCAATGATACCGATCGCAGCGAGCTACTGAAGAAGATCGAACAGTTGACTCAAGAGAACAGCGATTTGACGATGAAGCTGAGTAGAGTCGAAGAAAAAGGCTCGTCTGACACAGGTTCGACAGAGTCGTTTGAGCGTATCCCGGAGCATAATGACAACACGACGAAGATCGAACTGCTTACTCAGGAAAATAGCGAGCTTGTTATCAAGCTTACGAAACTGGAAGAGCATTTGAGTCAGATCGAGAGTACTGCTCGACCGGACCTTTCTAATAGCAGCTTACAGACACTTAAacatgataatgataatagttTACAATTGCGGATCGAAACGCTCACGCGAGAGAACGACAACTTTATGACCGAGATCTTTAAACTCAGAACGCAAATAGGGGATGTCACCGAGGATAACGGCAGATTGGAGAATCTTGTAGAGAGGTTGACGGCGGAGAATACCGAACTGATTGTAAATCGCACGGAATTGGAGAAGCGTCTCGAAGCGGAATTATCTCATACGTCTCAGATGTCGGTCCAGATAATCAAGTCTACCGATCAAATTAACGTTTTAACAGAGAGGCAGCAAGTCCTCGAAAAAGAACTGATACAAATGCGAGAAGCTTCGGTCGAACAATCGATCAACGTGACCTCGTGTGAGACCGATGATGCAAAATCGAAAATCGCAAcattggaaaaagaaaacgcgcAGATGATAATCACGATTGCGCAGCTCGAAGAGTATATCAAGAAGAGGGACGCAGAGTTAGACACGGCCATTCTAGAGAAGGAAGCGCTGAGCTCACGAGTAAGACGCATGGTCCACGATGATTTCAGAGATACATCGGGGGGGTTGCGCGAAGAACGTGAAAGATTTAGCccggaaagagaggagaggagagaaagggagagtgTCGCCTACGAGAGGTCGTCGGACGAAATTTCGGAAAGGGAGAAGGGGCAAAGAAGGGGAGAAGAAAGTACCGCTTGTCAGGAATCGCAAACCGTGATTATAGCATCCCTGGAGAAAGAAGTGGAGAACAGCAAAGTGTTAATCACGGAGTACAAAAGTCAGATAGAGGAGATGAATATGAAACTACAGAGCATGGAGGCACAGCTGCGGGAGAAAACCGATCAGTTATTGCGATACGAGGCATCAGGCATAAAACTGGAGAATTTGGAAAGCGAATTGAGGGACATGCTTCTTACTGCGGAAGAATGGAAATTCAAGTACGATGACATGCAAGCCAAGATGCAGGCACTGGAACAAGGAAAAACGTCGATAGAGGAAGCTTTTAAGGCATTGGAAAGTGGTAACAAAGAATTACTCCAagtgataaaagagaaagatgctGCAACTTCAACTCTGCACGAGCAACTTCAAAGCACGATAGATATGCTTGAAATAAAGTTGCAAGATCAACTGGCTAATGTAAGTGGGAAAGAATGTGAAATCGCGGAATTAAAGagggaaattaaaaagaaagacgaagaattacataataaatacgtGCAACTGCAAAATGGTATGATTACTGTAGACAGTTTGCAAGATGAgttaaataattgttcgatTAAGCTTAAAGAGAGTCAAATGGCTCTGTCGTCAGCACTGGAGGAGATTACGAAGCTCAATGACGTAGTAAAGGAGAGGGAAGAAGAAATACATGTTTTGAAAAACAACATTAGTGATGTTTTAGAGCAATCTAAGCCTTTGGCGGAATTCAATGAAACATTGAAGAGCTTACGAAACCAAGAAACGAGTTATATAGAGTTGCAGGATAAGTATGACGATGTCGTCCGAGAAAATAGTGAATTGTGGCAAaagatggaaaatatgtcGAAACGTGACGAGAACATTAAGAATGACCTAATGAAGAAAGAGCAAGAAATCGATGATTTGCTTGCGACTAGAGAAGACTTGGACTCGCAAGTCGAGGAAATTAAGAGCGAGAAGACTGCAGCTGAAAAGCGAATTTGGGAGTTGCAAGCGATCTTGGACAATCAAACTAAATACGTTGAAGAAATGCAGTCGGAGCTGACGGGTGAATACAAACAGATGGAACGGCTGAAAGCCAAACATGTGGAGGATATGGCGATGTTAAATCGTAGATTAGAAGACGTTATCGAGGAACTGAATGTTAAGACGCAAGAGAACGAGGCTACGAAAACTGAATTGGAACAGAAAGAGGAGATGCTTGACAGGAACGTCACCGAAGAGGTGAAGATTACATTGGAGGGTAAGGTTGCCGATCTGGAACAGAAGCTTACGGAATCGGAAAATAAGCTGCAAGTGCAGTCtgaaaagatgaagaaaattgTGGCAACTTTCAACAAGAAGAAGGTAGCGTGTCAAGAACTTGAAGCACGTGTTGCCGAGTTGGAGGAGAAATGGATGACGGAGAAGGACGAAAAGGAGGTCAAGAATAAGCAAGTACAGGAAGTGGAGAATTCTATGCGAGAGAAGGACAACAAAATTGCCGATCTAGAGGAAAAGTTATTACAGGCGAATAACGACACCGCGGAAGCTCTCGCAAGTTCCGAAAAGTTAGCAAAGGAGTCGATCAGTCTTAAGGAGAAGATGGCACTATTAATGGAACACAACAGAGAGATGGGCGAGGAGATCGAGAGGCAACGTATAGAGATGGAAAGCATTTCCCTTGAAATAACGAATGAAAAAACAGCGAAGGAGGAGATTCATAAGGAATACGAGCTTTATAAGCAAAACACGAGCAAGGAGAACGAACAAAAGCAGATGATACTGGACGACGTGAAGGAAGAGGCGCGAGAGTTGAGCGTGCGTATGCAAGTGATGGAGGCCGAATATATGGAGCAGCTCGCCACGATAAAGAATCTCCAAGCGGAAAACGGCCTCTTGTCCTCCAAACAAACGCAGATTAACGAGAAATTGGAAAATGCTGAGAAGGAATCGGAGGAACGTCGTGTACTAATCGAGCAATTACAAAAAGAGCTTATGGCGACTAGGGCGATAAGTATCCAAGCTACAGACCAGAACATGAGAGAGGATGACACGCGAATCGCCCAGCATTGTGAGCATTCCGAACAATGTCAGAATCTGGTGCAGGCATTGGAGGCGCGTCTTCAAGAGCGTCAAGCGGAGATTGAAAACCTGAATAACGAATTGGCCAATTCTTATGGTAATATTGTATTACTTCATGACGAGTCACTTAGGTACAATGACATGATGATGCAAACGGCTCAAGAGCGTTTCAATCAATCGCTCACGTGTCGAACAAATGCATTGCAACAAGAAATTGATTCGTTgaaaacagagaaaaatataagtgAACGGAAAGTGTCAGAATTGGAGACCGAGTTAGAAGAATATAAACGTAAGAATGCAGAATGCAAAGCCGGAATCTCCGAAACAGTCGAAATTCCTATTACCGAAAGCGAGCAGCAGCAGACGAAGCGAGACGAACCATTGGATACTATGAAAACAAACCTTACCTCAGATATTAATACTTTGGATAGAAAGGAAATAGAGCGATTGCAAAGCTTACTGACCGAGAAAGAGAGTCAATGCTCCGAGCATTCCGTGAAAGAACGGAATCTTTTACTTACGCGGATAGAGGAAGGAAAATTAAATGTCCAAAAATTACAAGATCAGTTGAAAAATTCGCAAGACGAACTGACAAGTATAAATCATCTTCTTTCTGAAAAGGACGCGCAAGTGGACGCGTTAAAAATGGAATTGGACAAAGTGACTCTTCAGGTGAACGAATTGAAAGCATTGCAGGAACAATATCACATTGCTGAAACAGAGTCAGAGAGTTTACGACAACTTGTAATCGAGAAAAATATGCAGGTGGATTCGTTGGTTGCAGAATTGAATGTCGTAAAGCAACAGATAAATGTGCAGTTGCAACAGCATGCGAATATGGAGGCCGAGCTGCGCTCAGAAATTTCGCTTAGAGACACTGAAATCTCCGCGAAGGAGATTGTAGAAGCATCAACGACAGAACGAGATCAGCAAAGGCGCATTTTGGAATCATGCAAGTTACAAATTGACAATCTGGAAGCAGAAGCGAGAGACACTAACGACGCTGACTCGATACAAGAGTGGCAACGGCGTGTCTCTGCGACTATCACGGAGAGAGATTTGTTGCAGCTGCAAGTGAACGATTTAATGCGATCCTTGGAAGAACTGAGGGAATCACTTACAGATCAGCGTAATCTACAGACCGAACTGGAGAGTGCTCTGCGAGAGAAAGATCAGGCACAACTACTTATCGCGAATCTCACGCGAGCTTTAGAAGATTCGCAAGAGAATCTTGATAAATCGAGGGTATCCGAAGACAGCTTGAAGAAACCTGCTATCGAAGAAACAACTGTTCAACCGGTATTAGAACAAGCGGCGGTTGTCGACGAACCTATTGGCCAACAAGAATATTTGCAACCTACGAAAGCTCCTATCGAGAAGGAACGAAATATTCACTTAGACATTGGTTCGGGTTGGGACAACGATGCGTCCGAGAAACTCAATCTCGATGAAGAACCTTGGGGTTGGAACGCAGAGGATGTCCAATTAATTGGCGATCAGCATCTCGGTACGATGACTTTGAACACCGAAGCACAGTTGCGTGTACAAGTGGAGGATTTGCAAGACAGAATTAAGGATCTGGAAAGACAGAACGCTAAGGCTGCCGAAGAGAGCAAGGCGGCGCAGGTGAAGAGCGGCAAATTggtgaagaaattgaaggAGTATAAGATGCAGATAGAGAGTTTGCAGCAACAGctgaaaacacaaaaacaaGCCGACAACTTTTTCGATCTCGATACAACGATTGAGGAGGAACTAAAGACGCGGATTGCCAACTTAGAGAAAGCTCTTAACGATAGtaacgaagagaaaagaagcatTATTGTTGAGAAGGAAGCGCTAGTGAAACGGCTTGACGTAATAATGTCGGCTAACGAGAGATACATGGagatgaaagagagacaggACATGGAAATTGAATCACTGCGTATTCATAATAAGCATCTGGGTAATCAAGTGCAATCCGTACAATGGGAATTACAGGAGATTGAAgctcgtaaaaatatttcttcattgCATAAAGATCAGATGGATCCTCCGACAAGCCATGAAGTAGTACAATCCACTGATGATGTTGAAGCAACATCAAAGAAATACAAGGAAGAAATAGATGACTTGAAAGACGAGTTGGAAGCACTCGCGGCCGATAACGAGCAGTTACAGCAATTTTTAGAACAACAGAAAACAATGATATCAAATTTGGAATCGAAGAGCTGCGATAACACTGACGAGCTTATGGAGAAATTGAATACCTTGAATAATCAAAATGAGCAGCTTCAAAGTGCTTTAAACAAAAGCAAGGAGGATTATGACGCGCTCAGGAAACAGTATGAACAAAGTCTGATAGATGCAAATGATCAAGTAGTAGCGATGCGGCAAAACGGCGACCTCCTCAAGATTGAATTCACGGAAAAAGTAAAGAAATTCGAATCAGAGATAGACAATCTGCAGAGGGCTCTGGAAGAGAAGGATGTCTTGCAAGGAAAACTCAACGCTCTGATGAATTCGGAGGAGAACGTTAACGCATCTTTAACGGTAGTCACGGAGTTGCTTAACGCTAGAGTGCAGGAAGTCGCTGATTTGAAGCAAGAACTTCAAGTTCAGTATGTGGAGAGGCAACAGGCTGAAGCGGTGCTACAATCAGAGATGCAAGATTTAGCGAAGGAATTGGAGAAGAGGAAACAAGAATTAGGCGCTTTGAGACGAGCGTTTAGCGATAAGGAGCACGAGTTGGTACAACAAACGAGTGTCGAGACGGTAAACGCAATCATCAGTGAAGCTACTCAGGAATTAGTTCAAAAGCACGCGATAGAGATTGAAGAAAAGGACAAAGAGTTACGCGTTTCGACGGAAAAGCTGATGGCACTGCAGTCAACGATCGATGAGTATACTTGGAAACTGCGGGATAGCACGAGCAAATTAGAGATGCAACAACAGCAAATCACATATCTGAAAGAGGATCTAATTGAACGAAATTCGATAATAGAAGCTATTCAAGCGGATGTAAAATCGATGAATGAAAAATTACGAAAACAGCAGCAAGAGTTAATACAGTACGACGAAGAGAAGATGAGACTTACGGCAGAAGTGGGGACACAGTTAGCGGATATCCAGCGTCTGCAAAGTCGATTGAATACCACGCAGGCGTCCACGGAAGTCGATCTGAAAGAGTGTAACTCGCGTATACGTAACTTGGAAGAAGAAATGCAAGCTTCAAAATCGGAGAAGGAATCGATTTTGACGCAGTACGATCAAGAGACGAAGACGTATCAGGCCCATCTGGAAAACTACAGAGAACAGATGGATGTTTTGGAGCACGGTCTGCGAGAGAAAACTGAGCAGTTGCACTATGTAAGCACGCAACTGTGCGCCAAGGAGAAAGACTTGGAAGGAATCAGAGCCAAGTTGAACGATAAAGATTCCATGTTGGAAATTATGAATCAAGAACTGAACGAGAAACGATTCGAATTGGAAAGATTGCGCAACGAACAATCGCCGCAGACAATTAACGATCCTTTCGCGTTTAGGACAAGTAACGAGGATGATGCGAAGCTGCAAACTACCGTAGATGAACTGAGGGCACAGATGGAAGCCAAACAGCAAGAACTCGAGCATTTGAAGTACGTTTTAAACGAGAATACATATCCTACGATTATTCAACAGATGCAAGACAGGATCAATTGCCTGTACAATGAAAAAGCTACGTTGGAAGCTTCGTTGCGTGCGACTACGCAAACCTTGACGGAAAAGCAGGAGCAAGTGAATCTTTTGACGCCGCGCATTAATGTGCAGCATCAGGAACACGAGATTTCCAGGGAAGAAGCCGCCAGTTCACTCTCCAGAGAACGAAGATCCGTACGCGATCAAGAGGAGATTGTTAGGTTGCAGAACGAGTTGCATGTAAAGGAACAAGAGATCAACGAATTGAGATACGTTATAGCGGAGAAAGATTCGCAGTTGTGTCTTCAGGCCAGCATGGAACCACAATCGGACGATTTTGAACTGCGCGAGAACGTGCAGAGATTGACGGGAGAGTTGTATGGTAAAGAGCAGGAAGTGCAGGCATTGAAATCGAGTATCGCAGAACTGCAAGAAGAGGTCTTGCGTTTGCAAAATTTCGAGAGACTCTCGGAGGAAAGTAGGAACGCCATTGAGAGGCTAACTTCGGAAAAGGAGCAAATTCGCGTCGAAGCCGAACAATTCTTAAGCAGGGAGTTGCAAAGGAAGGAATCGGAGATTGATGAGATAAAGCAGAGATTGTCGAAAGAAAACCAGAAGTTGTTGGCAGAGCTTCAATTGAAGAACAACGATATCGAGAATTTGAAGATTCGGTTGGAGCAATTGCGTACTATCGCGGACGAACGCGGCAATAAGTTGCAGCAGAAAGAGAACGAACTGATGCATACGATCGATGATCtggcggagaaagagagaagactgGCTGAGCTGAGCATCACCAAAGACACCGAACTACATCATTTGAAGATGCAAGTTCGCGAGAAGGACGCGCGTATAGAAGAAATCGTTGCATTGTCCGCGGAAGAGGAGAAACAATTGGACGAGTTGAGAGAAACTCTGGCAGCCACCGAGACGGAGATGAACAGGTCGAAGGAGTTACTGGAACAAAAGGTATCGGAGTACGAGTTGATACAGCACGCTCTGAAGAAAGACGTACCCGTACCCGTCGTTGAAGATGCGGCGTCGAAAATGTCAGAAACCGTTCAAATGGCCGAAAACAAGGAGGTTGCTTCCAGCGAGTTGGATATCGCGTTATATATGCTTCATCAGAGAGACGTCAGGTGCGAGGAGCTCACGCACGAACTGATGCAGTTGCTCGAGGAACGCGATACGTTACAATTGCGTTTGTCTAATGCAATTCGAATAAACGAAGAACTCAGAAGAGCGAATAGCGCCGAAACGAGCCCGACAAAGGATTCACCGTCGATTTCGCAAGCAATGATTGAACCAGTCGTGGAACAACCATCGCCTTCGAGATCCGAGGGACCAGTCGAAATAGCAAAAGAGGCTATCGATGCTCCGATCGAGGACAAGGAAGCTCTTGCTCTGAA